The sequence GTACGCCGGCTACGGGCTGAGCTGGATCGGTGACCCGGCCGCACTGGCCGAGGAGCGGATGTGGCGCTCGTTCGTCGCGGCCGGAGCCTGCGTGCTCGGCCTCGTTGCTGCGCTGGTGCTCGAGCGCGCCTGCCGGGTGCCCGACGAGGACGCCGGCTGAGGCCCGACCCGCCGATCCGGTCCTGCGACGCTCGGGCCGCAGGTCCACGATCCACCCGGTCCGATCGCCTACCGTGATGGCATGACTTCCCCTTCCTCCTCCCGCCGCCGCCAGCGGTCGACCCGCATCACGGTCGCCGCTGCCCTCGTCGTCGTGGGCGCCGCCGTCGTGCTGGCCGCCTCGCTGGCCGGCTCCCCGGCCTTCGTCCTTCTCTCCGCCGTGACCGCCGCCGTGCTCGGCGCTGCCGCCACCAAGATCATGCACAGCGAGCTGCTGGCCTCGCGCCGTGAGGCCGCCCGCGACCGCGCCCAGCAGGCGCAGGAGTACCGCGCCGAGGCCGAGGCCCGCTCTGAGGAGCACCTCGCCTACGTCGCCGAGCAGCGCGGTCAGCTGGCCCGCCGTGCGGCGACGATCCGTCGACTCGAGGGCCGGCTGACCGAGACCGCCCGCGACCTCGCCACTGCGCGCCGTGATCTCGAGGAAGCACGCACCCTGGCCGCCGAGGCCGAGGCCGAGTCGGGTCGTCTCGCCGGGCGTCTGGAGGAGGCCGAGGAGCGCTCCAGCGAGGCCATCCTGCGGGTGGCCGAGCTCGAGCAGGAGCTCGACCTGCTGCACGCCGAGTGGCGCGCCAGCTCCGCCCGGGCGGTCTGAGCCTGCTTCCACCGAACCTCCTCGACCGGTCGGCAGCGCAGGCCGGTGTGGAAGGGTGGCACGCGTGATCCCGGAGGACAACCGGTTCGAGAGCGACCCGGAGCAGGCACTGGACGGTGAGCCGGCCGCCCTCCCCGACGACTGGCAGTTCGCGATCCCCGATGCGGGGAGCCGTGCCGACGTGGCGCAGTTGCTGGCCCTGCTGCGCGCCCACGAGGAGCGGGGCCGTGGCTGGGCATCGTCGGGGGAGGACGACGTGCTGCTCGAGACCGGCGGGGCCGAGGTGCGGGAGAACCTCGTCATCCGCGACGAGCACGGCACCATCCGGGCCTGGGGCACGGTCAACGACCGCGCCGGTGGTCGCATGGTCTACAGCCACGTCGTCGACCGCGAGCTGGCCGCCGGGCCCGCCCGCGCCTGCAGCGAGCTGCTGCTGGAGTGGGCGGAGAGCCAGGCGCGGACCGTGGCCGAGGCCCGGGGCGTGGAGGTCCAGCAGATCGACTGCTCCGTCTTCGCCGACGACACCACCCAGCAGCGCGTGCTCGAGCGCGCCGGGTTCGCCAGGGTCCGCAGCTGGTGGCAGATGACCCGGCCCGTCGAGGCCGGCGAGGTCGACCTGGTCAGCGACCCTGCGGGCTGGGAGGCAGACGGCGTCCGCGTCCGCGTCGTACGCCGCGGCCCCGACGGGCTGCCGGACGTGGAGGACCTGCGCGAGGTGCACGAGGTGCTGGAGAGCGCGTTCGTCGACCACTTCAACTCCCACCGGGAGACGTTCTGGGAGTTCATCCACCGCCTCCGGGAGGAACCGGGCCACGCGTGGGACCACTGGTGGCTCGCTGAGTTGCTCGACGGCGAGGAGCCGGTGCCCGTCGGCACCCTGGTGGGGTCGGTGTCCCACAGCGAGGACGGCCCGGACGGGTCCTACGTGGAGTACCTCGGGGTGCTCTCCGCCGCTCGCGGCCGCGGCGTGGCCAAGGGGCTGCTGCACACCGCGATCGCCGACGCCGCCCAGCGCGGGCGCCCCCGCATCGGTATCGAGGTCGACGCCGACTCCCCGACCGGCGCCCAGGACCTCTACCTCGCCATGGGCTGGCAGACCCGCTACGTCACCGAGTCCTGGCACCGCGACATCGTGGTGGGCGGCGACGCCGGGCGCTGATCATGGTCAGGGCTGCTCGTAGAAGGACTTCTGGCGGTCGCGTTCCCAGAACTCCGACCCGGCCAGGATGCGACTGAACTGCTCGCCGGCATCGCCACGGCCGAACGCCGTCGACGCCGGGTACCGCTTGCTCCACTCCTGATCGAGGAAGGAGCGGATCGCCGAACGCTCGTCCGCCGCCACGTGTGTGATCGAGTCGTCTGTCGCCCGGTTGGTCTGACGCGAGCCCACATCGAGGCTGGGGACCCCGAGGAAGGGGGCCTCCCGGACACCGAGGGAGGAGTTGCCCACGATGGCCGCGGCGTGGCGCATCAGCACCGAGAAGTACGAGAACCGCATCGACGGGATGACCCGGAAGCGCTCCGGAGGCAGGCTCTCGAGACGGGCGAAGATGTGCTCGGAACCGGGGTCATTGTTCGGGCAGATCACCACGAACGAGCGCCCGGACTCCTCCAGGGCGTCGAAGAGGTCGGCGGTCTGCTGGGCGATCGTGTCGGACTCGGAGGTGACCGGATGGAACACCGCGATCCCGTAGTCGGCGAAGTCGATCTCGTAGTGCTTCCGGACCTCCTCGATCCGCACCTCGACGTCGCTGCCGTGGAAATCCAGTTCAGGTGAGCCGATCACGTAGATGTCGTCGGGGTGCTCACCGAGCGCTTGTAGGCGGGATGCGGCGGTATCGGAGCTGACGAAGTGATAGCGGCACAGCTTGGAGTTGCAGTGGCGGTAGATCTCGTCGATCGTGCCGGAGACCTCGCCGCCCTCGACGTGGGCGCACGGGATGTAGCGCATCGCGCACACGAGCGCGATCGCGAGCGCCTCGACGCGGTCGCCGTGGATCACCACGAGGTCGGTGGGGTACTCGGTGACCCAGTCCGCGAAGCCCTGCATGGTCTTGGCCAGGACGGTGTCGTGGGCGTCCCCTGGGCTCTGGTTGACGAACTCGTAGATGTCGCCCGGGGCCTGCCGGCGCACCTCCAGCCGGGTGTCGCCGTACTTGCGGAGCATGTGCATGCCGGTCACGAAGAAGATGGCTTCGTGCCCGTGACGGGCCGCGGCGTTGGCGAGTGGCTGGACCTTGCCGAAGTCCGCGCGGGTGCCGGTGACGAAGGTGATGCGGCGCGCTTCGCCGCTACGGTCCGGGGACTCGTGTGGGGTCATGCGGTCGGCTCGAAGTCGGACCACGTCAACTGCGTGTTCCGGGGAATGGCGCGGGTCGTCCGACGGCCGAGGACCTTGTAGTAGTCGAAGCCGGGGATCTCGCCGGACCCGGGACGTCGTGCCCAGATGTCGGCGCGGTCGACCACGGTGCCGGCCTCGAGGTCTCGATCGGCGACGAGAGATGCTCGCGCGAAGCGGTAGACCGCCTCCTCGTCCGCCGTGCGGTGCTTGTCGTTGTTGGCCGCGATGTGGATCTCACGGCTGAGCGTGATGAGGCGGCGGAGCTCCGGCGGGTCCATCGACGCGGTGATGTCGGGTCCCTGGCGGTAACGACTGTCGGTGAAGTGTCGCTCAACGATGGCGGCACCGAGGGCCACTCCGGCCAGCGCCATCTCCGGTCCGATCGAGTGGTCGGAGAAACCGATCACCGCGTTGGGGAAGGCCTCCCGCAGGTCCGCGATACCGCGCAGCGACACGTTCTGCGGAGGCGAGGGGTAGAGGTTGGTGCATTCCAGGAGTGCGTAGTCGACGCCGCTCTCGTCGAGGATCTTCACCGAGTCCTGCAGCGTGTCGATGGTCTGCATCCCCGTGCTCATGATGATCGGGCGCCCGAAAGCCGCGACGTGCTCGACGAGGGGGAGATTGTTGCACTCGCCGGACCCGATCTTGAAGGCCGGCACGTCGAGCTCGTCGAGGAAGTCGGCCGCCGAGCGGGAGAAGGGCGTCGAGATGTACATCATCCCGAGGTCCTCGGTGTAGGCCTTGAGCTCCTTCTCCTGCTCGCGGTCCAGGGCGCACTCGGCGATGACGTCCCAGATCGACTTGTCCGCGTTGGGAGGGAAGATCTCCTTGGCCTCGTCGGTCATCTCGTCCTCGACGAAATGGGTCTGGTGCTTGACCATCTCGCAGCCCGCGGAATGCGCGGCGGCCACCATTTCCTTGGCGACGTCGAGATCGCCACCGTGATTGATACCGATCTCCGCGATCACCAACGGGGGGTGCTCCGGCCCGACGTCACGATTCCCGATCTTCATTGTTCTGTCCTTCTCCGTGCGTTGAGTACACGTTCGCACTCGTCGAAGTCTGCAGCGTTGTCGATGTCCCACGAGTCTGCCGACGGCATCTCGAATGCACCAATCGAATCGGTGGCGAGACTGCCGCGGTGCCGGAACCATTCTGCAGCAAACACGTAGATCGCCCCGTTGGGTCGATGCACCCGGGGCAGGGACTGCCTGTTCTGGAAGGGGTGTTCGGCAGAACGGAGCGGACGGAAACGGTCGTCCTCGATGGTGCCGTACTTCAGGACGCCCCGGTCGGCCTCGCACACCGACATCACCAACTCCCAGGCGCCGGCCCGGAAGAGGTCGATCGCGCCACGGACTTGGGCCACGCGCCGCAACGGTGAGGTGGGTTGCAGCAGTACGACGTCGACGTCGTCGAACTCGCCGCGGGCCAGGACGTCGCCCAGAACGTCGTCCATGGTCGCCGTGTCACTGGCCAGTGCGTCGGGTCGGTGGTGGAGCACCACGTCCTGACCGTGGTCCGCGGAGAGGACCTCGGGGACGTCGGTGGTGATGACGATCCGAGTCGCACCGGCGTCGCGGGCGTGCTCGACGGCATGACGATAAAGCGGCCGTCCCGCCAGTTCTCGTACGTTCTTGCCTGGCAACCCCTTGGACCCGGCCCTGAGGGGAACGACGGCGACGAAGGGCGCGCCGCCACGGCCTTTCGCCTCCGGGGAATCGAGCATTGCGCGATGCTAGCCTGCAGGCGCGGTGGGCTTGTGAAGCCCCTCCGCGGCACGTTGGCGCAATGGTCGTAGGAAAGTCGTGGTCGGTATCAGGGACATAGTTCGGCGTATCTCCCGCCTCCGGCCCGCCCTTCTCGGGTACTTGGCCCGGCTGCTCGCCGCGACCGCCGCACGCGGCGCCCTCCCGGTGATGGCACCGCTCCTGGGCGCCCTTCGGGCGCTGGGCGGGGAGCCGCGCGTGACGTCCGCCCTGATGGCGGCGGCCGAGGGACGCGCTGCGGCAGGCGATGCCGACGCCGCATGGCGGCTGCTGGACGCGGTTCCGTCCGAGGACCGCCGCGACGCGTCGTGGCGGCGCGTCGCCGGCCCCGTTCTGGTCGATCTGGAGAGGTGGGACGACCTGGCTGCTGCCCTCCCCCCGGTGGAGCTGGCCCTGCAGCTCGCCGCGCTCGGCCGCGTCCAGGACGCCCTGACCGCTTGGCGTCGCGCCACAAGTGACGAGGTGCCGGCCGGCCGCCTCCGCCCGAGGCGCCTGGCCTCGGCGACGGATGAGCTCGTCGCCTCCTTCGATGAGCGGGACGAACGTGAGGCCGGGAGTGTCGTGGTCGACCTCGCACGGCCGGCGTTGGCGCAGCACCGGCCCGACCTGCTCTGGTCCCTCACCCGGACCTGCTTGCGCACCGGTCGCCGTCGTGCTGCCGTCGCCGCGGGGGAGGACCTCGTTCGGGCGGCACCGACCTCGCGTCATCTCGTGGTGCTGGCCAAGGCGCTCCAGCGCGCCCGCCGGTACGACGAGTCGCTGGCCGTCTTCGAGCGCGCATCGCGCCTGGACCCGTCGTCGGTGCCGTTGCACGCCAATCGCGCCGCCCTGCTCAAGGCCACGTACCGCTTCGACGAGGCGATCCTCGCCTACGAGCAGGCGGTCGGACTCTCCGAGCGGCCCGACTTGCTGACCAAGCTGGGGCAGCTCCTCGCCTACGTCGGTCGAGAGGATGAGGCGATGGAGACCTTCGCGCGGAGCCACGCGCTCCGACCCACCGCCACCGCGGTCGACTGGATGGAGCGGCTCAGTCTGCGCCGCGGTGAGTTGGACCCGGCCGACCTGCGCCGACAGGACACCCCCGAGGGTATTTACGACCAGGTCGTCGACCTCATCGACGTCGATGCCAGCCACGTCGCTCGGGACCGACTCGAGGGCTGGCTGCGTCAGGAGACCGTGTCGTGAAGTTCAACCTGCTGGAGGTCTACGACTCGATCGCCGAGATCGAGAGCACCTTCGACGTTGACGCCCTCGAGCTCGACGGCGTCAACGTGTGGATCCCGTTGCGCGGCATGATGCTGATCAAGCCGTTCGTGGACCACCGGGGTCACACCTACCGGGAGGTGCTCGGGGACCAGGCGTTGGTCAAGCCGATGTCGGCGGGGCGGCCGATGCCGGAGCTCGGTCCCGACGAGGTCGACGTAGAGTTCCGCCAGGCCGGCGGCATGACGTGTTTCCGGACGTCCGCCGCCGACGTGCCCGCGGACCTGGATCTGCTGTTCTTCCACGCCTTCCAGGACTACGGGGAATCCGATGGACAGGGCTGCTACAACCGCATCGCCGACAGTGTCCTGGAGCTCTACGGGAAACCCGAGCGGTGCGCCAAGCTGGTACGTGCCACGCCGGACTCCCTGCGTGCCCGGTTCACCCACACCCCGTGGCGCTACGCCCAGGAGATGAACGGCGGCCGGCCGAGCCCGCCGGTCCCCGGCGAGGACCGGCTCTTCGGGGAGCTGGAACACATCGTTGCCCACTGCGAGGAGCGTGGGTTCGCGATCGAGTACCAACCGGAGTACATCCGTCACCGATTGCGCACCATGCTCTGGCAGGCAGAGCAGTTCCAAGGCCTGTTGGAGGAGTGGCGACCGCGGGTGGTGGTCCAGTCCTCCATCGCCAACACCGAGCGGATGGCCATGATCATCGCGGCCCGACGCGCAGGGGTGACCAGCGTCGACGTCGAGCACGGGTTCATGGGCTACCTGTCGGCCTACGGCCGGCTGGGATGCGTGCCGGCCTCGGGGTGGGCGAGTCTGCCCGACTATTTCTGGGTGTGGGGCGAGGAGAGCGCGCGGCTTCTGCGACGCTCGCTGGGCGACGCGGCCGCGGTCCATCGCCCGGTGCTGGGCGGCAAGCCGGAGCAGCAGCTCGCCCCGAGCGAGGTCTCCGTCGCGTCCGGCACCGTTCCCGATGCCCTGCACCGCATGCGTGCCGAAACCAAGCGCGTCGCCCTCTTCTGCTGGCAGCCCGACATGCTGGTGCACGAGGAGGCGGGCAGCCTGCTGCCCTCGGCGCTCGAGGCCGCGATCCGGGCCGACCCGGACACCCTCTGGCTCATCCGGCTGCACCCCCGTTCGCGGCACGTCATCCCGAAGGTCGAACGCCACCTTGCCGGCATCGGCCACGCCAACTTCGAGGTGGACCTGGCGACGAACGAGCCGTTGTCAGCGCTCATTGACTTCTCTGATGCGGTGCTCACGAGCTACTCGACCGTGGCGTTCGAGGCCAACGAACAGCGTCGGCCGGTCATCATCATCGACGAGGTGGGCGAGGCCATGATGGAGGACTACCTCGAGCGCGGCGTCTTCAGTGCCGGAGTCGACGGGCCGTCACTGATCGCCGCGCTCGACGCCTGCATCGGACGTCCGGTGGAACACAGCGACTACATCAGTCGCGACCCGGAGTGCCATCGCGATGCGTTCCGCACAGTCCTCGGCGAGTACTGACCGGGCTCACCGGCCGGCGAGCCGGCGCCACCAGGACGGTGCCGGCTGTTGCTCGAGGTCAGCCTGCTGTCTCTGGTCGAGCTCCTTGCGAAGCCGTTCGATCCGCTTGTCCCGCCGGTCGAGCTTGGTGTACTGCGCGCCGAGGTAGCGACAGGTCTGCGCGAGTGCTGCCACCGTCAGCGGGTCGAACGATGGCTCGGCCGCCGGCGTATCCGGTGCGTCGGGTGGTGCCCCGGCCGGTCGCAGCTCTGACTCCTCGCCGATCAGGTGGACACCCAGTTCGTCGATGGTGGAGATCGTGGTGTCGGCCAGGTCGACCGCCCACGGCCGGTGGCGCTCGGGGAAGGAGATCCGGGCACCACCGGAACGGGCCTGGACGGATGCCACCATGTCGTTGCGGATGACGCGGTAGCCCGGACGGGGCCAGTTCACCTCGCCGCCGAGCTCGACGACGACCTGGCGGAGGAGCTCGGTCTGGTCGTGGTCCAGGCTGGTGTTGGAGTTGCCGTCGGGCAGATCCACCTCCACGTCCTCGGCGTCGACCGCCCGGGCGAACCGACGCCAGAGCGTGTCGCGGGGCAACGAGCTGTCCGGGACCGACACCACGGTGATCCGGTCCGCCGGGACGTGGCGCGCCCACCGGCGGAGCAGCGTCGGCAGGTGCTGCTGGACGTTCCAGCTGTCCACCTGGCCGTCTGCCACGAGCGCGGCGTAGTCACCCAGCGGGGGTGGGCAGTCGGGGAAGTCGGGACGGCCCGCCTGCTTGACGGTCTGTTGCCACAGGCTGGTCAGCTGGCGCGCGGGGTCCCGTGCGGTGATGACGACGTGCACCGCCGTGTCGGGCACCGACTGCAGGAGGCGTTCGATGCGGTCGTCGGGCAGGTAGGACAACAGCTCCTGGCTCACGATGGTGTCGCGGTCGGTGCTCTCCACGGTCCGCGCGAGCTCCAACCACCGCTCGAGCGCTCGCGGGTTCCCGTCATTGGCGCTCCCCATCAGGCCGGCGGACGCCGACTTCTGGGCGGCCGCCTTGTCGAGTGGGAGCACGAGTCCGGCGTCGACCATTGCTGCCCGGTTCGACCACAGCGCCTGCTGAACGTAGGTCGTCCCGGACTTCGGAGGACCGATGTGGAGGTGGAGGCGGCCGGCCATGCTCGGGAGCCTACTGCGTGTATGGGTCCCCGGGACCCGACGGCTAGAGTGCGACCATGTTCGCCGATCTCAACGACACGAGACGGCTCGATCGCCAGCTTTCCCGGCTGGATTCGATGGCCTACGTCGACCGCGACGTCGCCGCCTTCATCAACAACCCGCAGTCGATGCTGTTGTTGACCATCCCGAAGTGCGGCACGACGTGGCTCCGCTATCTGCTGATCAACTATTCG comes from Nocardioides panacisoli and encodes:
- a CDS encoding GNAT family N-acetyltransferase, with the translated sequence MIPEDNRFESDPEQALDGEPAALPDDWQFAIPDAGSRADVAQLLALLRAHEERGRGWASSGEDDVLLETGGAEVRENLVIRDEHGTIRAWGTVNDRAGGRMVYSHVVDRELAAGPARACSELLLEWAESQARTVAEARGVEVQQIDCSVFADDTTQQRVLERAGFARVRSWWQMTRPVEAGEVDLVSDPAGWEADGVRVRVVRRGPDGLPDVEDLREVHEVLESAFVDHFNSHRETFWEFIHRLREEPGHAWDHWWLAELLDGEEPVPVGTLVGSVSHSEDGPDGSYVEYLGVLSAARGRGVAKGLLHTAIADAAQRGRPRIGIEVDADSPTGAQDLYLAMGWQTRYVTESWHRDIVVGGDAGR
- the neuC gene encoding UDP-N-acetylglucosamine 2-epimerase; amino-acid sequence: MTPHESPDRSGEARRITFVTGTRADFGKVQPLANAAARHGHEAIFFVTGMHMLRKYGDTRLEVRRQAPGDIYEFVNQSPGDAHDTVLAKTMQGFADWVTEYPTDLVVIHGDRVEALAIALVCAMRYIPCAHVEGGEVSGTIDEIYRHCNSKLCRYHFVSSDTAASRLQALGEHPDDIYVIGSPELDFHGSDVEVRIEEVRKHYEIDFADYGIAVFHPVTSESDTIAQQTADLFDALEESGRSFVVICPNNDPGSEHIFARLESLPPERFRVIPSMRFSYFSVLMRHAAAIVGNSSLGVREAPFLGVPSLDVGSRQTNRATDDSITHVAADERSAIRSFLDQEWSKRYPASTAFGRGDAGEQFSRILAGSEFWERDRQKSFYEQP
- a CDS encoding N-acetylneuraminate synthase family protein codes for the protein MKIGNRDVGPEHPPLVIAEIGINHGGDLDVAKEMVAAAHSAGCEMVKHQTHFVEDEMTDEAKEIFPPNADKSIWDVIAECALDREQEKELKAYTEDLGMMYISTPFSRSAADFLDELDVPAFKIGSGECNNLPLVEHVAAFGRPIIMSTGMQTIDTLQDSVKILDESGVDYALLECTNLYPSPPQNVSLRGIADLREAFPNAVIGFSDHSIGPEMALAGVALGAAIVERHFTDSRYRQGPDITASMDPPELRRLITLSREIHIAANNDKHRTADEEAVYRFARASLVADRDLEAGTVVDRADIWARRPGSGEIPGFDYYKVLGRRTTRAIPRNTQLTWSDFEPTA
- a CDS encoding cytidylyltransferase domain-containing protein, which translates into the protein MLDSPEAKGRGGAPFVAVVPLRAGSKGLPGKNVRELAGRPLYRHAVEHARDAGATRIVITTDVPEVLSADHGQDVVLHHRPDALASDTATMDDVLGDVLARGEFDDVDVVLLQPTSPLRRVAQVRGAIDLFRAGAWELVMSVCEADRGVLKYGTIEDDRFRPLRSAEHPFQNRQSLPRVHRPNGAIYVFAAEWFRHRGSLATDSIGAFEMPSADSWDIDNAADFDECERVLNARRRTEQ